In Streptomyces thermolilacinus SPC6, a single genomic region encodes these proteins:
- a CDS encoding DUF4429 domain-containing protein, translated as MGDVLAGIHATWEFETDAVLIRFERGIRAPKLFQTLRERRVPHAALASVTLSPGKRGTVVLHAVPRTGADPLMAAADGQLKESCDPYRLVLPADRETLAEYYADELRARLGPERGEPAERFLVTVPEPPVQFKAYDGKASFDGRNVSFRWFWTGASSAKWKAGDQTFAVSDLSGVEWRSPDVLDGYLKLLRRGGDTAPVQPDQDPAAVVFGLGYGPVHESLPFAAAVLQAIREADRAVPVPVPVGAGRRDPADIAERIRHLGDLHQAGLVTDEEFTAKKAELLAEL; from the coding sequence ATGGGTGATGTGCTGGCCGGAATTCATGCCACCTGGGAGTTCGAAACCGACGCCGTGCTCATCCGCTTCGAACGGGGAATCCGCGCGCCGAAGCTGTTCCAGACGCTGCGCGAAAGACGCGTCCCGCACGCGGCGCTGGCGTCGGTGACGCTCTCCCCGGGCAAGCGGGGCACGGTGGTTCTGCATGCCGTGCCGCGTACGGGCGCCGACCCGCTGATGGCAGCGGCGGACGGCCAGTTGAAGGAGAGCTGCGACCCGTACCGGCTTGTGCTGCCCGCCGACCGGGAGACCCTCGCCGAGTACTACGCGGACGAGCTCCGGGCGCGCCTCGGGCCGGAGCGCGGCGAGCCCGCCGAGCGGTTCCTGGTGACCGTTCCCGAGCCGCCGGTGCAGTTCAAGGCGTACGACGGCAAGGCGTCCTTCGATGGCCGGAACGTTTCCTTCCGATGGTTCTGGACGGGCGCCTCGTCCGCCAAGTGGAAGGCCGGTGACCAGACCTTCGCGGTGAGCGACCTCAGCGGGGTGGAGTGGCGGTCGCCCGATGTGCTGGACGGCTATCTGAAGCTGCTGCGACGCGGTGGCGACACGGCCCCGGTCCAGCCGGACCAGGACCCGGCGGCGGTCGTGTTCGGTCTCGGGTACGGCCCGGTCCACGAGTCGCTTCCGTTCGCCGCCGCCGTGCTCCAGGCCATACGGGAGGCGGACCGCGCGGTACCCGTCCCGGTTCCCGTGGGTGCCGGCCGACGTGACCCGGCGGACATCGCGGAACGGATCAGACACCTCGGGGACCTGCACCAGGCGGGACTGGTGACGGACGAGGAGTTCACGGCCAAGAAGGCCGAACTGCTCGCCGAGTTGTAG
- a CDS encoding alpha/beta hydrolase, with the protein MTPTIASTSPTVWRTLLALAVIFVLLATSGWTGPPRTRAVPLDAWGAAAAAWRAERIGGRALPGLTSPSAGVAAFFASLRPAQRARLADRHPLVVGNLDGVPVGLRYHANRHTLRRALLAERVRVADRRLSAEGRQEAARRVHRFSSLMSGKRQILAFDPAGQGRVAEVFGDLNRAERVSVVVPGVDTHLLTFEKTAHRYTAPSGMAESLYAAERQAEPDVRTAVIAWADYTAPTGVGIDAMTGRRAAEGSLRLASLAWALPGSSRVSLFCHSYGSVVCGLAARRLPERVTDIAVAGSPGMRAQTATALGTRARVWAMRDADDWIADVPHLDVGGLGHGADPVAPEFGARLLSADGAAGHGGYFVPGTGSLRNFAEIGVGAYDDVRCADATDTCRSGIYGDASV; encoded by the coding sequence GTGACTCCCACCATCGCCTCCACCTCGCCCACCGTCTGGCGGACCCTGCTCGCCCTCGCGGTGATCTTCGTTCTCCTCGCCACGTCCGGATGGACCGGGCCGCCCCGCACGCGTGCCGTGCCGCTGGACGCGTGGGGCGCGGCGGCCGCGGCATGGCGCGCCGAGCGGATCGGCGGCCGTGCGCTTCCCGGCCTCACGTCACCGTCGGCGGGCGTGGCCGCGTTCTTCGCCTCCCTCCGCCCGGCGCAGCGGGCACGGCTCGCCGACAGGCATCCGCTGGTGGTCGGCAACCTCGACGGCGTTCCGGTGGGTCTGCGGTACCACGCGAACCGGCACACGCTGCGCCGGGCACTGCTCGCCGAGCGCGTCCGGGTCGCCGACCGGCGGCTCTCCGCGGAGGGACGTCAGGAAGCCGCACGGCGGGTGCACCGCTTCTCCTCGCTCATGTCCGGCAAGCGGCAGATCCTGGCCTTCGACCCGGCGGGGCAGGGCCGGGTCGCGGAGGTGTTCGGCGACCTGAACCGCGCCGAGCGGGTCTCGGTCGTCGTCCCCGGCGTGGACACGCATCTGCTCACCTTCGAGAAGACGGCCCACCGCTACACGGCACCGTCCGGGATGGCGGAGTCCCTCTACGCCGCGGAGCGGCAGGCGGAGCCCGATGTGCGGACCGCGGTCATCGCCTGGGCCGACTACACGGCGCCCACCGGGGTCGGCATCGACGCGATGACCGGGCGGCGCGCCGCCGAGGGTTCCCTGCGCCTCGCCTCGCTGGCGTGGGCTCTGCCCGGTTCGTCGCGAGTCTCGCTGTTCTGCCACAGCTACGGCTCCGTGGTGTGCGGGCTCGCCGCGCGCCGGCTGCCGGAGCGGGTCACCGACATCGCCGTGGCCGGCAGCCCCGGCATGCGGGCGCAGACGGCGACCGCGCTCGGCACGCGGGCGCGGGTGTGGGCGATGCGGGACGCCGACGACTGGATCGCCGACGTGCCGCACCTCGATGTCGGCGGCCTCGGGCACGGCGCCGACCCGGTGGCGCCCGAGTTCGGCGCGCGGCTGCTGTCGGCGGACGGCGCGGCGGGCCACGGCGGGTACTTCGTGCCCGGCACGGGCAGCCTGCGGAACTTCGCCGAGATAGGGGTCGGGGCGTACGACGATGTGCGCTGCGCCGACGCCACGGACACGTGCCGCAGCGGAATCTACGGTGACGCGTCGGTCTGA
- a CDS encoding TetR/AcrR family transcriptional regulator, producing MTVGQSAATGSAPGLRERKKQRTRTALLRTALELFTTKGYEETTVDEIADAVEVSQRTFFRYFPSKEAAAFALQQMTEQHFVEALRTRPAEEGPFDALRNSVLGTWDTIGEAITEIVPVDVHLRMLQVIESTPTLLAAHLRRSLDMEEYVARLIADREGLDVDADPRPRVAVACFGSVMRVTGQLWVRGDDPSLDGLRALTVAYLDHLAPTLATNWRETAAAPAGPHAAGTDSA from the coding sequence GTGACGGTTGGGCAGTCGGCCGCGACGGGCTCCGCCCCAGGACTGCGGGAGCGGAAGAAGCAACGCACCCGGACCGCCCTGCTGCGCACCGCACTGGAGCTGTTCACGACGAAGGGGTACGAGGAGACGACGGTCGACGAGATCGCCGACGCAGTCGAGGTGTCGCAGCGCACCTTCTTCCGGTACTTCCCGAGCAAGGAGGCCGCCGCCTTCGCCTTGCAGCAGATGACGGAGCAGCACTTCGTGGAGGCCCTGCGGACCCGCCCCGCCGAGGAGGGCCCCTTCGACGCCCTGCGCAACTCCGTTCTCGGCACCTGGGACACGATCGGCGAGGCCATCACGGAGATCGTCCCCGTCGACGTCCACCTGCGGATGCTCCAGGTCATCGAGTCGACACCGACGCTGCTCGCCGCCCATCTGCGGCGCTCCCTCGACATGGAGGAGTACGTCGCCCGGCTCATCGCCGACCGCGAGGGCCTCGACGTGGACGCCGACCCGCGACCACGTGTCGCCGTCGCCTGCTTCGGCAGCGTCATGCGGGTCACCGGCCAGCTGTGGGTACGGGGCGACGACCCCAGCCTGGACGGCCTGCGCGCCCTCACCGTCGCCTACCTGGACCACCTCGCCCCGACGCTCGCCACCAACTGGCGCGAAACAGCCGCGGCCCCGGCCGGCCCCCACGCCGCTGGTACGGACAGCGCGTGA
- a CDS encoding MFS transporter: MTGQTTIHKAPQTPEPVPAPAKGLRGHPWLTLFSVAVGVMMVALDGTIVAIANPAIQRDLGASLSDVQWITNGYLLALAVALITAGKLGDRFGHRQTFLIGIAGFAASSAAIGLSDSIALVIGFRVLQGLFGALLMPAALGLLRATFPAEKLNMAIGIWGMVIGASTAGGPIVGGLLVEHVSWQSVFFINVPVGVLALVLGFVILKDHRAENAPRSFDVLGIVLLSAAMASLIWGIIKAGESWGWGDGKTWAFLLGAVVLFVLFGLWQTKVREPLVPLGLFRSVPLSAGVVLMVLMAFAFMGGLFFVTFYLQGVKGLSPVDSGLRLLPLTAMMIVSSPLAGALITKFGPRIPLVGGMLCTAGAMFGMLSLTPETGTLATSLWFGLLGLGLAPVMVGATEVIVGNAPLELSGVAGGLQQSAMQVGGALGTAVLGAVMSSKVNADFGDNWKDAGIPVAPAPELEQAAEFGMVPQELAKAPGMTPDMLGTISKVIHDTFMSGMGLAFTVAGAVAVAAALVATLTKRGANAEAGGGGVHI, encoded by the coding sequence ATGACTGGTCAGACCACCATCCATAAGGCACCACAGACCCCGGAACCCGTGCCCGCACCGGCCAAGGGGCTGCGGGGCCACCCGTGGCTCACGCTGTTCAGTGTCGCCGTCGGTGTGATGATGGTCGCGCTTGACGGCACGATCGTCGCCATCGCCAATCCGGCGATCCAGCGGGATCTGGGCGCGTCCCTCTCCGATGTCCAGTGGATCACGAACGGCTATCTGCTCGCCCTGGCTGTCGCGCTCATCACGGCGGGCAAACTCGGTGACCGGTTCGGCCACCGTCAGACGTTCCTCATAGGAATCGCGGGATTCGCCGCCTCCTCCGCCGCGATCGGCCTCTCCGACTCCATCGCCCTGGTCATCGGCTTCCGCGTGCTCCAGGGCCTCTTCGGCGCGCTGCTGATGCCGGCGGCGCTCGGCCTGCTCCGCGCCACCTTCCCCGCCGAGAAGCTGAACATGGCCATCGGTATCTGGGGCATGGTCATCGGCGCCTCGACCGCGGGCGGCCCGATCGTCGGCGGTCTGCTCGTCGAGCACGTCAGCTGGCAGTCGGTGTTCTTCATCAACGTGCCGGTCGGCGTCCTGGCGCTGGTCCTGGGCTTCGTGATCCTCAAGGACCACCGGGCGGAGAACGCGCCGCGCTCCTTCGACGTCCTGGGCATCGTGCTCCTCTCCGCCGCCATGGCGTCCCTGATCTGGGGCATCATCAAGGCCGGTGAGAGCTGGGGCTGGGGCGACGGCAAGACGTGGGCGTTCCTGCTCGGGGCCGTCGTCCTCTTCGTCCTCTTCGGGCTTTGGCAGACGAAGGTCCGCGAGCCGCTCGTCCCGCTCGGGCTGTTCCGCTCCGTCCCGCTCTCCGCCGGCGTCGTCCTCATGGTCCTCATGGCCTTCGCCTTCATGGGCGGCCTGTTCTTCGTGACGTTCTACCTCCAGGGCGTCAAGGGCCTCAGCCCCGTGGACAGCGGACTGCGCCTGCTGCCGCTCACGGCCATGATGATCGTCTCCTCGCCGCTCGCCGGAGCGCTGATCACCAAGTTCGGCCCGCGCATCCCGCTCGTCGGCGGCATGCTCTGCACGGCCGGCGCGATGTTCGGCATGCTCTCCCTCACGCCGGAGACCGGCACGCTCGCCACGTCGCTCTGGTTCGGTCTCCTCGGCCTGGGCCTCGCGCCCGTCATGGTGGGCGCCACCGAGGTCATCGTCGGCAACGCCCCGCTGGAGCTCTCCGGTGTGGCCGGCGGCCTCCAGCAGTCCGCCATGCAGGTCGGCGGCGCCCTGGGCACGGCCGTGCTCGGCGCGGTGATGTCCTCCAAGGTGAACGCCGACTTCGGGGACAACTGGAAGGACGCGGGCATCCCGGTTGCGCCCGCGCCGGAACTGGAGCAGGCGGCCGAGTTCGGCATGGTCCCGCAGGAACTCGCCAAGGCCCCGGGGATGACGCCGGACATGCTCGGCACGATCAGCAAGGTCATCCACGACACGTTCATGTCGGGCATGGGGCTCGCGTTCACCGTCGCGGGTGCCGTGGCGGTTGCCGCGGCCCTCGTCGCGACGCTGACCAAGCGCGGTGCCAACGCGGAGGCCGGCGGGGGCGGCGTCCACATCTGA
- a CDS encoding peptidase inhibitor family I36 protein, with product MRTSSRSLFTAAALGMSVVAIATLSTCAAPADAAPPTLGPCDSGQLCLWGKETFKGKRQTHELATTDVDSCVALPAGTTAAGLANRTGRPVTTYQSATCGETGEFETYPGSGTWVPRSPYQVRAIKIWEN from the coding sequence ATGCGCACGTCCTCACGTTCCCTCTTCACCGCCGCCGCTCTCGGGATGAGCGTGGTCGCCATCGCCACGCTGTCCACCTGCGCCGCGCCCGCCGACGCCGCGCCGCCCACGCTCGGCCCGTGCGACAGCGGGCAGCTGTGCCTGTGGGGGAAGGAGACATTCAAGGGAAAGCGGCAGACACACGAGCTGGCCACCACGGACGTCGACAGCTGCGTCGCGCTGCCCGCCGGCACCACGGCGGCCGGGCTCGCCAACCGCACCGGCCGCCCCGTCACCACCTATCAGTCCGCCACCTGCGGGGAGACCGGCGAGTTCGAGACGTACCCCGGCAGCGGCACCTGGGTGCCACGCTCGCCGTACCAGGTCCGGGCGATCAAGATCTGGGAGAACTGA